The window CGAATGGCTGCCATGGCCGAAATCAGGAGCATGAAGGGCGGTGACCACCCCAAAGGCGGCGTTTGGCGGGCAAATGGGTCCGGCCAAATCAAATCAAAAAGCCTGCGGTGCGCTTTGATTCATTGATGCGGCCGTGATGATCCAATAGGCCGACCTCGATCAAGGATAGGGGACGAAGATGCCGCCCTCGCCAGATTTGGCTGCCTATGGGCGAAATGTCTTGGCAGGAAAATCAAGGCGGGAAATTCATTCGGCATACTCTACCATTGACGGCACGGTTTCCATTCATGTCGGCGATTTCACGGCGACGGTTTGCCTGACATCCTGAGCCTCAAAGCCAATGCCGACGAACGCGTGGATTTGTACACCAACAAGGGCAACGGGCAATTCAAACTGAAATGCTGTTCCGTTTTAACCCGAGTTGGCAGCGCACCGCCATGGAAGTCGTAGATTGGGACAAAGGACTGGTCGCCTGGATTTCCTCGTGGCGAACGGCGACTGTGGCGATTATCCGCCGATTCTGAAAGGCGCCCTACGGCATCCGGTTGTATCTGAACAAAGGCAGTGATGTTTTTGAAATGGCGCATTATTTTCCATTCAACGGCGCTTATGGCTTGCGCGTCAGGACCTTGGCTTGGACGGCGATCCCGACTTAGGGGCGGTTTCCTTTATCCCGACTGAAGCCCGGGCCCGAAAAACTTTCGTCTATTTCGAAAATCAGGGGCAATTTCAAATTTCAGGCACTGGCTTGTTTCCCGAAGTTGGATTGGGAAGGTGGATGGTCATGGATGCCGAGGACATGGACGGCGATGGGGATGAAGACATTGTGTTGGGGCCTTCGACGTCAAAAGTGACGACTGTAGCAGGCGACCACCGACCAATGGATCAAGGACGATGTGCGGTTTTGGTCTTGGAGGAATTTGACAAAATCTGGGAAATAGCGCATCCAGACCAAATATTTGCAGAAAAATTTCCCAGAAATGTTATCTTGCTATCGATCAAAGTCGTCGGGAAGAATGAAAGGATTCTATTTACAGTATTGCTGCTGTTTGCAAGTTTTTGTTCGGGCAAACAT of the Bacteroidota bacterium genome contains:
- a CDS encoding VCBS repeat-containing protein gives rise to the protein MDGDPDLGAVSFIPTEARARKTFVYFENQGQFQISGTGLFPEVGLGRWMVMDAEDMDGDGDEDIVLGPSTSKVTTVAGDHRPMDQGRCAVLVLEEFDKIWEIAHPDQIFAEKFPRNVILLSIKVVGKNERILFTVLLLFASFCSGKHGSILPIRGMYNRRLGCPWHAIDCQYLYTSTNPASVDLVSKHADYMEM